CGCGCTGCGCGCTCTGGCTCTTCTTGAGAAGCTCCTGGATGGCGGAGTTCGTGCCCACGGCGGCGCGAATCGGCATCTTGAGCACGGTGGCCAGCTCGTCGAGCGCCGGGACGTTGGTGGGATCGGCGGTGACGACGACGAGCTTTCCCTCCTCCTTCTTGTAGGGGAGGAAGTTGTAGCGAAACATGAGGTCGACGGGAACGCTTCGAAACAGCTCCTGGTCGGGCTGGAAGCTCGAAAGGTCGATGAAGCTGATCCGACACCTGTCGGCGAGCTGTCTCGCATCCGCTTCCTCGCGAGCCTGTGACTCCTCGGGAGAGAGCGATATGGCTTCTGGCTCGAGCGATGACATCTACAACCCCTGCCGCGCCGCGTTGATGAGGTCGAACATGGGCAAGTAGATGGAGAGGAGTATCAGAGCCACGAGGCCCCCCATGAACAAGAGTACCACCGGCGCGAGCATGGACAGCATGAGGGTGAGGCGGTTGTCGATCTCCTCGTCGGCGAAGTCGGCGACGCTGTGGAGCATCTCCGCGAGACCCCCGGTGTTCTCCCCGACCTTGACCATCTCGATCGTGAGGTTGGAAAACTCTTTGGTCTCCTCGAGGCTCGAGGAGAAG
The Vicinamibacteria bacterium genome window above contains:
- a CDS encoding pilus assembly protein PilB, with the translated sequence MSSLEPEAISLSPEESQAREEADARQLADRCRISFIDLSSFQPDQELFRSVPVDLMFRYNFLPYKKEEGKLVVVTADPTNVPALDELATVLKMPIRAAVGTNSAIQELLKKSQSAQR